Part of the Penaeus vannamei isolate JL-2024 chromosome 9, ASM4276789v1, whole genome shotgun sequence genome is shown below.
tctatctatctatctatctatctatctatccatccatccatctatctatctatctatctacctacctacctacctacctatctctctctctctctttgtcagtctgtctctcattttcctattttcccctttttttttttgcatttcctgctcttcctctctagATTTCAATAATAGGAAAATATGGCTCTCGGTGCGGTTTCCCATGAAGCTGTGTTTAgtcgtcttctcctttttcttacgtTGTGACCAGCGTCTTAAAGATGATGATCTTGCGTCGAGTGTTTTTTGTGCTGTGTTCTCTGTGCGATGctccgtgtgtgttttttttgtgtgtgggttttttggTGTCTCCTGTACGTTGTGGATGCACGTACACGCTTACACGAACGCATGCGGACATACGCTTACATACACGTTCGTtcgtacatacatttacacacgttcgttcatacatacatttatacacattcgttcacacatacatttatacacgttCGTTCGTACATATCCAAGCAcacgaataaacacatacatattttctcacatacacacatagccattcattctcacacacatacaaacctaaggtacacatgcatatacacaaacacacacacatacacacacaaaaacacaaaccttcacacacgcattcacacatacacacccgcacatatacaagcacacgaaCAAGCACATCCATtttttctcacatacacacatagccattcattctcacacacatacaaaccgaaagtacccacgcatacacacaaacacacacacacatacacacacacaaaacacacgccctcacacacgcattcacacatacacacccgcacatatacaagcacacgaaCAAGCACATGCATattttctcacatacacacatagccattcgttctcacacacatacaaaccgaagctacacacgcatacacacaaacacacacacatacatacacacgccttcacacacgcattcacacatacacacccgcacaaagAACCCAAATTCTATTCGATATCGGCAGAAATGGTCATCACGATTTACGATATCACAAAACACTTTATTGCACCTGCAACAGCTGCCAAAAACACCAGGCATCACATGAATGGGAAATAATGCattgagacagaaaaaaaaatatcgcacACGGAAATATTAGGTCgtaatagtaaaagaaaagatgatgataataatgataataataataataatgatgatgataataataataataaggagaataatgataataataataatagtaataataataataataataataataataataataataataatgataatgataataataatgatgataacaataatgataataataatgataataatgataataataataatgataataataatgataataatgataataataatagtaatgataataataataataatgagattctTAATTTAGATCTTTAAAAACATTAACTTGGAAGTTGATTTTTTCTCGATATACGATATACGAAATTagtataaaaacaatatcaaaaatagaagagaattgaaagaagggagacaatttttgttttaatttgtgttagagaaaaaaaaaaacatgtatatagcCTAGAAATATTTATTTGTGGAGAGAGTCCATTATTatgcaaatattgataataaagattactTTGATATCAGAATCTGCGATAATGATATTCAGTTGCAGTCAAATTTATTGGACTTTTTGTTAGAACAAATCTTAATTCATTGAAGGGTCACGATCACTTAATATCATGAAGGTATAATGTATATAGCAGGATTTGAGGACCATTTTTGAGTAATATTTAATTGTAATTGCTTcgatagttaataataataataaaaaaatattgatgacacGTAGGTTCTGCTTCAATTAATTAAATTCTGACAATTCGTATCTTGATTGAATGTGTTGCTTCGATAACACATCATTTCATAATTGTggggtgtgtctgtttatgtatgtacatgtgcgtatataaggggggggggagggttatgtatgtacgtgtgtgtgtatacatgtgtgttttgtttgtatgtttgtttgtacacgagctcgtatatgtgtgtttgttcgattgtgtgtttgtttccgcgggtgtttgtgcgtttgcgtctttgtttgtttgagtgtatgtgtgtgcgtgtgtttttctgtgtttgtttgtgtatgtatatatatgtgtgtgtgcgcgtctgatTCTGCATGTACAAGTGCatatatgagggggggggaggatttatgtatatgtgtgtgtacgtgtgcgtttgtgtttttttttatttgtttgtgcgcgcacgcttgtgtgtgtgtctgtgtatgtgtttgttaatttgtgtgtgcttgtttgtctgtgtgtctctgtgtgtttgtgcgtgtgtgtgtgtgttagtttgtgtgtgtatgtatgtgtgttctttcgtgtgtgaggggggtgggatgtatgtgcgtgtgagtgcgcgcgcgtgtctgtgcaGTGAACACCCAAGCAAGCGCGCGGTTTGTGCATGCACCCTCGTATGCAAATGAAGTCATCGGCAACGGCGCCCGTGTTTATAATCGAATctttacgaccccccccccaccccacccccggcccTTTATCTCACGTAACAAATCGAGTCACTGGTCTCcgcccccgctccccccctccccctccctcgacgCCCGCAGCCGCCCTCATTACCGCCCGCCTTCAATCCGAGCCGCGGGATCAGCCCCCTggaggacctcccccccccacccccacccccatcccaaaacccccaccccccccccgctcgcccCTTATCCCCTTAGATCATCGGGGCGATAATTCCTTGAAGGgtttttttcgtctctccctttttatcgggttgtttctctctctcccatgtcctCCTCTCGCGGGCGGCGGGGGCCCTCCGGATCTCCTGCCTAAGGGGGGTCTTCTGGGGGTCTTCTGGGGGTCTTCGGAggcggggtaggggtgggggtcttCTGGGGGCCTTCTGAGGGCCTTCTGGGGGTTTTCTGGGGGTCTTCTGGGGGTTTTCTGGGGGTCTTCTGGGGGTCTACTGGGGGTCCTTCTGGGGGTCTTCTGGGGATCTTCGGaggcgggggtaggggtgggggtcttCCGGGGGTCTTCTAGGGGTCTTCTGGGGTCCTTTTAGGGGTCTCGTGGGGGTCTTGTGGGGGTATTGTGGGGGTCTTCTGGGGGTCTTGTGGGGGTTTTCTGGGGGCCTTCTGGGGGTCTCCTGGGGGTCTTCTGGAGGTCTTCTGGGGGTTTTCTGCGGGGTCTTCTGGGGCCCTTCTGGGGGCCTTCTAGGGGTCCTCTGGGGGTCTTCTAGGGGCCTTCTAGGGGCCTTCTAGGGGTCTTCTGGGGGGGTCTTCTGGGGGTCTTCCGGGGGTCTTCTTGGGGGTCTTCTGGGGGCCTTCTGGGGGTCTTCGGaggcgggggtaggggtgggggtcttCTAGGGGTCTTCTGGGGGTCTTCTGGGGGGGCCTTCTGGGGGGGCCTTCTGGGGGTCTTCTGGGAGTCTTCTGGGGGTCTTCTGGTGGTCTTCGGaggcgggggtaggggtgggggtcttCCGGGGGTCTTCTGGGGGTCTTCGGaggcgggggtaggggtgggggtcttCCGGGGGTCTTCGGGGGGTCTTCGGGGGGTCTTCTGGGGGCTTTCTGGGGGTCTtcggagacgggagggggggggtggggggccatAAAACGTGGGGGGGTGATCTGGAAGGGGACACATAAAACCTTTTGTTTCGTCACCTAAGTCGGGTTTTGAGAGGAGTCGGGTTGGGGCAAACAgcggttcttctctctctctctctctccttacccccctccccccctttttacctccttcctcctctctacctctcccccttcccccctttcacctccttcctcctctctacctctctcccttacgCCCCTTTTACACTTCTTTCTCCTGCTACCAcgttcctctatcccttctctcctcacccttttccacctctttctcctattactacttattactactttcccttatccctcccttcgtccacctctctctatttcatcacattcccctctatccctcctttcacctccttcctcccttctaactctcccctgccccccttttccatccctttctcctactACCacttttccctacccctcccctcctccccctcccaccaccttcccctttctcctgctccttcatACCCCCagctcctttttctttgttttatctcctattccttcttccctccttctcttcctcctcctactccccgtTCTCCTCGTctaccttcccccaccttccccctcccccacctcctcccttttctttgttttatctcctattccttcttctctccttctcttcctcctcctattccccgttctcctcccctccttcccccaccttccccctccaccacctcctcccttttctttgttttatctcctattcccttcttctctccttctcttcctcctcctattccccgttctcctcccctccttcccccaccttccccctccaccacctcctccctttttctttgttttatctcctattccttctattccctccttctcttcctcctcctattccccgttctcctcccctccttcccccaccttccccctccaccacctcctccctttttctttgttttatctcctattccttcttccctccttctcttcctcctcctattccccgttctcctccctccttcccccacctcccccctcccccacctcctcccttttctttgtcttatctcctattccttcttccctccttctcttcctcctcctattccccgttctccttccctccttcccccaccttcccctctctccttcatacccccaactcctcccttttctttgtcttatctccgtttcccttcttccctctttctcttcctcctcctattccccgttctcctcccctccttccccctcccccccccccccccaccacacgaATGGTGGTCGAGTTGCTCTTCCTCCATACAATGTTTGGGGAATAGATACGATTGTTCGGGTCTTATTGTTCCTCCACAATTCCCCTtttgtcggtctttctctctgcttctgtctgtctgtttacctgtgtctctgtttctgtttctttgtctgtctgtctgtgtttgtctctgtctttctctatctttctctcattctctctgtttatatatctatctttatctctgtctgtctttgtctgcctatctgtctgtctatctctctctctctctctctctctctctctctctctctctctctctctctctctgtctatacatctatctttatcccttctctctctctctctctctctctccctctctccctcctccctttttcctttttctccctctctgtttctccctccctccctccctccctccctccacctctctcttttataATCACTCCTGGATTAAGGAAGATGGGgactagagagaggggagggagggggaaggggggtatagtGTGTGATGGTCTTTTTATTGTGTAATTGGCCTGAGACCGTCACTATAAACAGGGTGAGACAAAAGTAAGTCATATACCATTCTTTTGTGCTGCGGCCAGACACTCTCTATTATGATGTAAATTGGGCCCGTTTTATTTGCACTCTCGAATTTCCTGGCCTGCAACGATGCTCGCGCGATAGACGTCAATGTTGCAATGTTTAAGGTGGGAAATCatggtatttcatttatttgtttattttccttttattctggtTATTTACttataggaggaaggggggaagggggtgtggaggtAAGGGGTGATATAAATTTCAGTGACTGTAATGATTCTGATTATTTGCATTGCTCTTTCAAGTGTGTCATCCTTTCACTTACactcaaatacatacaaacatattgatAAATACAAGTGTGTGTAATATGGATagtcagacaaatatatatatatatatatatatatatatatatatatatacatatatatatatatatgtatatatatatgtatatatatatatatatatgtatatatataaatgtatatatacatataaatgtatatatatatatatatatatatatatatatatatatatatatatatatatatatatacatatatatgtatatatatatatatatatatatatatatatatatatatatatatatatctatgtgtgtgtgtttgtgtgtgtgtgtgtgtgtgtgtgtgtgtatgtgtgtgtgtgtgtgtgtgtttgtgtgtttgtgtgtgtgtgtgtgtgtgtgtgtgtgtgtgtgtgtgtgtgtgtgtgtgtgtgtgtgtgtgtgtgtgtgtgtgtgtgtgtgtgtgtgtgtgtgcgcgtgtgtgtgtgtgtgcgtgtatacatacatacacacacacacacacacacatacacacacacacacacacacacccacacacacacacacacacacacacatatatatatatatatatatatatatatatatatatatatatatatatatatatatatatatatatatacatatatgtatacatatatatacatatatatacatatatatacatatatatacatatatatacatatatatacatatatatatatatatatatatatatatatatatatatatatatatatatatatatatatatatatatatatatatatatatatatatatatatatatatatatatatatatgtatatatatatgtatatgtatatgtatatatatatgtatatatatatatatgtatagacatttatgtatatatatatataaatatatacaattatatatatatatatatatatataaaatatatatatatatgtatgtatatgtgtgtgtttgtgtgtatgtgcgtgtgcgtgtgttgtatgcgtgtgtgtgtgtgtgtgtgtgtgtgtgtgtgtgtgtgtgtgtgtgtgtgtatgtgtgtgtatatatatatatatatatatatatatatatatatacatatatacatatatatatatatatgtatatatatatatgtatatatatacatatacatacatatatatatatatatatatatatatatatatatatatatatatatatatatatatatatatatatatataaatatgtatatatatatataaatatatatatctatattcatatatatgcatatatatatatatatatacatatatatatatatatatatatatatatatatatatatatatatatatatatatatatgtgtgtgtgtgtgtgtgtgtgtgtgtgtgtgtgtgtgtgtgtgtgtgtgtgtgtgtgtgtgtgtgtgtgtgtgtgtgtgtgtgtgtatgtgtgtgtgtatgtgtgtgtgtgtgtgtgtgtgtgtgtgtgtgtgtgtgtgtgtgtgtgtgtgtgtgtgtgtgtgtgtgtgtgtgtgtgtgtgtgtgtgtgtgtgtgtgtgagtgtgtgtgtgtgtgtgtgtgtgtgtgtgtgtgtgtgtgtgtgtgtgtgtgtgtgtgtgtgtgtgtgtgtgtgtgtgtgtgtgtatgtgtgtgtgtgtgtgtgtgtgtgtgtgtgtgtgtgtgtgtgtgtgtgtgtgtgtgtgtgtgtgtgtgtgtgtgtgtgtgagtgtgtgtgtgtgtgaatgtgtgtgggtgggtgtgtgtgtgtgtgtgtgtgtgtgtgtgtgtgtgtgtgtgtgtatgtgtttccctccctccctctctctctctctctctctctctctgtatatatatatatatatatatatatatatatatatatatatatatatatatgtatatatatatatatatatatatatatatatatatatatatatatatatatatatatatatatatatatatatatatatatacatatgtatgtatatatatatgtatgtatatacatacatatatatgtacatgtatatatatatatatatatatatatatatatatatatatatatatatttatatatatacatatatatatatatatatatatatatatatatatatatatattcatacatatatagagatcaacagatagatagatagataggtatatatatagagagagagcgtgagagagagagaaagagagagagagactgagagaataaCAGTTagaaagagtgagtaagtgagagagagagagagagagagagagagagagagagagagagagagagagagagagagagagagagagagagagagagagagagagagacagagagagacagatatattcatacatataggtgtgtataggcatgtgtgcgtgtgtgcgtatttgtatgtgtttgcgttcATGTCAGTGagtgttttaatttgtttttcgtttatatttcttcatattcGTAAGTAATAGTTCCTTTATGTTAGCTATGGAAatgtattttcttcatctttgtatatctttatataatatttattatatatggaaTTTCACATATGgaaaatatttatctattcatctatctatatattcctttttttttgataagTCTGATCCATCATGAAAATGAGATATTAAGATTCTATAGATAAGTTTATTTTGATGCAATGATATGAAAAATTAGTGTATGTAATGCATTTTGATGTGTTTGGCATTCCTTTCATATAAAACAAATGCCATCATCTTATATTTTGTTGAAAACTATGCAAATTAATCTTAACTTTTTCATAATCACAAAACTTTTGTAGATATTTTAACACGAAAATATGAATTAATTTTAGTTTCATAATGCCttatactttccttttttttcatttttttaaataacaataatgataacaatgatcatatcgATAGTAATAAATGAcaacaatatcataattatgaaattggtgaaaataattatgataatattaatgataaaagcaatagagatgagactgatagtgataatgataagagaaatagagataacattaactataatagtaattaagatgataacattgaaaattatgatgataatgaaggataTCATGACAATGATcacgatattgataacaaaaatagttttgatgataacaatgatgatagaatgCTAGTGAAAttcagaaaataataaagatctaTGTAATAAAcgataatagaaaaatgataatagaaatgatagaaaggatgatgatgatgaccaaagcaacaacagtaatgatgataatactgattaatataatgataaagataatgataccaataatgataataatgataatagcaaataatgattgtaatcacaatgatggcagtaataatgataatgataatgatattaatatgataaatataatagtaaaataccgctacaactgctactaataaaaaaataatgataatgataaaacaacaatatgaataatgacaataacaacaataataattgatatagttaatgatagtaatgataatagtaataacgacttcagtgatgaaaataagaatgataatgataataatagtaatactaacgataatgatattaataatgataatgataacaataataataacaataatgataatagtaataatgatgatgatgatgatgataataataataataataataataataataataataataataataataataataataataataataataataataataataataataataatgataataacaataataataataacagtaatagtaatagtaatgttaataatgatgatatgtataataacaacaataataataaaaaaataataaaataataataataatagaaattataacaataatgattacaacattaataatgataataatagtaatggaaataacaataaaagttataa
Proteins encoded:
- the LOC138862752 gene encoding proline-rich protein 2-like, which codes for MCPLPDHPPTFYGPPPPPSRLRRPPESPQKTPRRPPEDPRKTPTPTPASEDPQKTPGRPPPLPPPPKTTRRPPEDSQKTPRRPPQKAPPEDPQKTPRRPPPLPPPPKTPRRPPEDPQEDPRKTPRRPPQKTPRRPPEGPQKTPQKTPRRPPEDPQETPRRPPENPHKTPRRPPQYPHKTPTRPLKGPQKTPRRPPEDPHPYPRLRRSPEDPQKDPQRPSEGPQKTPTPTPPPKTPRRPPEDPP